In Gossypium hirsutum isolate 1008001.06 chromosome D01, Gossypium_hirsutum_v2.1, whole genome shotgun sequence, the genomic window TTTCTGATCGGATCTGCCTAACCCTTTAAGTCTCCTCTGCTCACACAATGAATAGTCAATAGATAAGTTAGTCATCACCGGCGGCGGTGTTGGCATGCTACCGGCCGGTCGTCTCTGCCGGACGTTTTGAAACCAAGGAAAACAATTGGATAAACTAACAGCTACAATGGGGATTTGATTCGAATATGAAAAAGATGGGGTTGGATCATTGGAATAATAGAACAAGAAATTTCATTAACTGTCTCGAAATTGAGATTGTCTGATACAAAATAATCATCTGTTACACTGTTAAATGCCAAAATACTGCTGAAATAAATAGTGTTTTCTGCAGAATTGGCTGAGAAGAAATCCTCATCTAAGATTGGGGTTTCAGTTTCAAGTTGTTCTTCAAATGACTCCATGAATGACACAGTTGGAGATGAAAAGTCGTCTTCTGTGATATTATCGCTTCTTACTGTCATCCAATCTTCACTGAATGTCCAATTGGAAGCATTGGAAGAAGGTGGTGACAGAATTGATTGAAGCAATTTCTTGATCCTATCAGTGGGGGAATTCATGGAAATCTCTTTAGGAATCAAATTCTTAGGACTTTCCACCACATTAAATGAATCCCAGAAACCTTGATCCAGCACAGTATTTGGAGAATCCATGGTGGATTCTTTTACTTCCTTCAAAAGGGTATCTGATTCTTCCAAAAATGGATGTTGAAGCAATTCTTTAGCTGTCCATCTCTCTTTCAAATCCCTCTTCAAACATTTTCCCAGAAAATCCTTTCCTTTCTCAGAAAACCAACTTGGAATCTCAGGTACCTCGCCTGAAAATCCAATCTTATACAGAGCCGACACTGGATCATTCAGCTCCGGCCATGGCGAATTCCCAGTGCTCATCTCTATAATCGTACATCCAAGCGCCCATATATCAGCCTCAAAACCCTGCTCCTCCCCACGTGCCACCTCCGGTGCCATGAAAGCTGGTGTACCGGAAATTGCTGACGTGTCAAAACCTTGATTTTCTCCATCTTTTCCCATTAATTTAGCACACCCCAGATCAGCAATCTTCGCACCTTCTTTACCGATCAAAATATTTTGGCTCTTGATATCACAATGTGCCACCCCATTAACGTGAAGATAACTCAAACCTTGTAAAATCTGTTGCGTATACAACCTAACTCTCTCTTCACCCAATCTTCCTCCAACTCTTTTGATTTCCTCGGAAAGCGTACCGCCGGTGACGTACTCCATGCAAAGGTTGTACGTCGGCTTGTTGTTCGTTTCATTCGTACCATCGTACCCTATGTACTTAACAATGTGAGGACAGCTTAATTTTGACAAGACATAATTCTCTCTCTGCAAGAACATAGAGTGACATAACTCGGTTGACTTAACGGCAAAAAGCTCGCCGGAAGGGACTGCTGTGGCTAGAGACACGGTGGCGGTGGATCCTCTGCCTATGGCAGGCCCTCTGATCCACTCCATTAGAGCAAAAAAAGAAGCCaccaagaaacaaagaaaacaaaaatatggGACTGGTGACTAATGCTATGACATGTaaggatatatatacatatgaataaataaatgaactttGGGGTAACCCTTGGTTTTGGTGACTTAATCCAAATACCAAAGCATATGCAACAACTTAGGAAAGATTCTTAATGACAAAAATCTGTCATGGCTTTCTTTTGAGTACATAGAGCAAGAATGTAACACGTGGCGCGAATTTAGTGAATGCTGACCGCCTATGGACGGCGCCATGGCGGTTTCCTTATGCTTGTAATAAAGCCATTCACATGAAGACACATGAGCACGTGCCGAGATTGCGAGTTGTTAATTACAATTATCCTATTATTGgctaattttaatctttttaatccATTAACATTGTGATTTTTTGCGGCGCAAAGATGATTAATCTTCAATCTTAACAATGTGAACACAATTAAgtactttttagttttttttttttgtgtgtagcTTAACTTACAAGCtgtaaacacacacacacatatatgtatatatattgcttATAGTTGATGGCAAAGGATAAAACAGAGGGAACCCATTGTATTTTACTATGCTTTTCTTGGGGGGCTTAATTGGATAGGCGTGGATGTGAAAGCATGCATGAATCATATATGTTTAGTAACTTAAGGAACTATTCTAGATCATACTAAAAGAGTAGCTATTAATCATTGtcctaaaatatatttaatttataaagttTTTAGTTTGATTAGTATAAAATCtcattctttttaaaataaaattttcatcttttgacctatgaaattttataattttatttcgagcaatttaatatcaaatttttaatattatctgatttcagaaattgatttaaatttggataaataaaaatggtttaagTAGGTAGAAGGACAATTTGAAAATATCAATATTCTTTTTGCAATGTGAAAACAACAAAAGCTTTTTTTTTGGCATAAAGGCTTAAAAGCATGTTGTTGTTCCAGTGGCAATCAAAATTCAAGAGTTGGCCTATTGATTGGAGGAATCAAAGCAAAAGTAAATAAGGCCAACAAAAGAGGTTGCAACCAacatcaagaaaaaaaattaaattaaagttaaaaaagaGCACACACTgttattttcattttccaaaGTCTGCAAAGTTGTGTTGAATAAGGTGtttggaagaaaagaaaatttaggggTTTTTAATGGAACACTTGAGTGAGGTTCAAGCAATTCCGAACTATATATGAAAGTCAACTTTTCTCATGAAATGATGAAATCCCATCTCTAATCTGAACTCAAAACTTAAACCTTTTGTCACTTTTGGGTTTAGAATAGTAGTGTAGGGCTCTTTCATTGCATCTTGTCGGTGCTGACATCGTTTACTGACCTTTCAAGCTCACCCTTTACAGCTAGGTGAACACATGAATTTATGATCCATTCTTTTACTTTGATCTGAATTTGGTAGATACCAACAATGCCAGTTCcactcttcttctcttttttaatCTGGCAATCAATTTATTAGCACTTAAACGAGGAATGAAGTTCGAGTTTCATCGACAGTTTCATTTAAAGAGTAATTTATTCGTATCTCTTTCAACTTTCTATAAAGTTAATGGCATATCTTGATCCTAAATCAAGATAGCCTCTTATTACCAAAACTT contains:
- the LOC107921731 gene encoding mitogen-activated protein kinase kinase kinase 18, with the protein product MEWIRGPAIGRGSTATVSLATAVPSGELFAVKSTELCHSMFLQRENYVLSKLSCPHIVKYIGYDGTNETNNKPTYNLCMEYVTGGTLSEEIKRVGGRLGEERVRLYTQQILQGLSYLHVNGVAHCDIKSQNILIGKEGAKIADLGCAKLMGKDGENQGFDTSAISGTPAFMAPEVARGEEQGFEADIWALGCTIIEMSTGNSPWPELNDPVSALYKIGFSGEVPEIPSWFSEKGKDFLGKCLKRDLKERWTAKELLQHPFLEESDTLLKEVKESTMDSPNTVLDQGFWDSFNVVESPKNLIPKEISMNSPTDRIKKLLQSILSPPSSNASNWTFSEDWMTVRSDNITEDDFSSPTVSFMESFEEQLETETPILDEDFFSANSAENTIYFSSILAFNSVTDDYFVSDNLNFETVNEISCSIIPMIQPHLFHIRIKSPL